In Urechidicola croceus, a single window of DNA contains:
- a CDS encoding LamG-like jellyroll fold domain-containing protein — protein MTTKLHSTGIKLVLFVFITLFTITGFSQIEIASQRFHNGSQDYQYTIADKEEVWAPMSQTINTHVGTDDWDYTATTSNGIIRIVNSEITAPASDLYCLEIKNYWDDNPEIEFSEIDISNFNNVTFSIAYQSIGEPDNNEDLILDYMYFSGGTWVAPASVNLVDASNDLVTDIVLFGTSLSNPNPYVVSIPDSATRFRATVRASFINGTNGNDNYYLDDVILTGDALTIPPVANCASDFSIELDSNGLASITASDIDNGSSVSVGTMTLSIDKTDFTCADLGENIITLTVDDGIQSTTCTTTVTVNGYTGSMVTPTIPDTTTYCSYTAPTPEDISYQCHIITPTTTDETVFTTPGNYSITWTYYDSVSGTSETSIQNVTLNNLTAPTGIIASNIGADSATISWDEQVGVESYEIQYKKNDLTNWDSVTSTLNTVELTLLDQLTEYDVRVAAICDGTSTFSGVNNFTTDGHDYCVPEVTNFSNNDYIRRVRFGTLTPRIDNYSTYTNGYDDYTETDIANVYKNETYTITIDAYSRYNQNMGFAVWIDFNGDGDFEDVGEDVWRYEDYDNATTANTVTGSISIPTYAVNGQTVMRVATRRYWYPDDPCDGDFDGQRGEFEDYTLDLQIRPDAPQEIDITGNGNIIVDDAGVADIEEGNNTDFGPYDVYETPLIKTYRITNNGADPLTLTGSPLVEFINNTGDFTIIQQPNISVLAIGESTTFKVAFDPTTEGIKSATLQILNDDIDGSDTEDNYTFYIQGDAVKTFPDTDGDGVPDNIDGDDDNDGILDSAEDTTCKTYSVASQVESIFLNETFGSGYDRVEVDEYNDTAVTTYCYEDGTGSCNNGDVNLNDGSYTVYHNSTSDIASWSDSHWYQGLDHTDDAIDGAEPGRMLIINASYDPGIFYSATINGVTPGVEVTYGFSVINLDRTDAPCIDGCPGGATWDDNPRKRPEVLIAVYDQNGNSLIPTTTSGLIEPTDVSNPNGDWYEVSTTFTTTSSQFTVQLINSQDGGAGNDLAIDDIYVKQLLCDMDGDGVADTVDLDNDDDGIPNVVELNLPDSDQDGTLFGDGWLDTNNNGVHDLYEGGAVLLDSDNDGVPNYIDLDSDNDGIFDTVEYDGNGDIDIDGDGLGDGNDGASETNDDTLDGDGILAIVDTNDNDVDGSDHGTNGYELPLDSDGDGIPNYLDPYNDIIRIYDIDNTIYGDIIPNFNGVISGSTDADLDGILDVFDTDNTVFGSPRDLNDSYTLFFDGRNDYVEDANVLVSGDATLMAFIRSNGDNDTNTDRIIVGQDNFYLKVNDSDNTVSIVLNGSTVFTSTTTIVDGIWTHIAASTDSEETILYINGEIEGDSETRGISNDTSRFTIGRLAGRDSNYFNGEIDEVRLFQSVLTEEEIQKMVYQELGNDDDSSFNFGKTVPVEISSNLNATLLRYFKMDGYKGDILDDKTTGAIDFGTGAKLYNIKDIYFQTAPLPYETVGDLSAETDWYDTSIWKYGSVWDITSKIEDNLDTEYNHSIVKINGTDQIKSDVHQSMLGLIVEPNAKLTMDGDTDAGTGSGVFNTWYLKLDGTLDLQGESQLIQTSTSMFDDSSVGQIERDQQGTANSFAYNYWSSPVYNSIDDDGDKAYNLMDVLFDGSDVSTPIALDFDPALTLSAADPYYADGAESTPRKIATYWFWKFVNSGNDYANWTWAGGDNKLKASEGFSMKGVSGANEITADQNYVFIGKPNNAPENLGEEIIHTTFAGGTTDEGWTYNSLTGNPFPSALDADKFINDNLATTTGTIYFWEHWGGNNHNWRDYQAGYSTYTIATGVPAVAHTDGSGIGAGTKAPGRYIPVGQAFYVIGSDAGGDVVFKNSQRVFKVELNDETNDDHSVFTRGVQTENKSEENTGRQESGSGEKQIIRLGFDSPYGYHRQIAVAFLDGATDAFDPGYDAEAGDYLTNDAFFTLDDKYLVIQAFVEFDEDREIPISIFIDEEHNGGLERIMIDGLKNIPETTNIYIKDNFSGETHDIKNNVFEVNLESGEHKDRFSLVFKQQEALSVVQDTLLESQLSIVMNNSNSTIDIKKPIEVEIESVILYNSLGQTIQMWNKNFNQNEINLQLNSTSTGAYIVKINTDNNTLSKKIIIE, from the coding sequence ATGACAACAAAATTACATTCTACAGGAATAAAATTAGTCTTATTTGTATTTATTACTTTATTTACTATTACAGGCTTTTCGCAAATTGAAATTGCGAGTCAACGTTTTCATAATGGTAGCCAAGACTATCAATACACAATTGCCGATAAAGAAGAGGTTTGGGCTCCAATGAGCCAAACTATTAACACACATGTTGGTACAGATGATTGGGATTATACGGCAACAACATCAAATGGTATTATTCGAATTGTAAACTCTGAAATTACTGCACCAGCTTCAGACTTATATTGCTTAGAAATCAAAAACTATTGGGATGATAATCCAGAAATTGAGTTTAGCGAAATAGATATCTCCAATTTTAATAATGTTACTTTTTCAATAGCTTACCAATCAATAGGTGAACCAGACAATAATGAAGATTTAATTTTAGACTACATGTATTTTAGCGGAGGTACATGGGTAGCACCAGCCTCAGTTAATTTGGTAGATGCAAGTAATGATTTAGTTACAGATATTGTATTATTTGGAACTTCGTTATCTAACCCAAATCCGTATGTGGTTTCAATACCAGATTCTGCAACACGATTTAGAGCTACTGTAAGAGCAAGTTTTATTAATGGTACAAACGGTAATGATAACTATTATTTAGATGATGTGATTCTTACAGGTGATGCGTTAACCATTCCTCCAGTTGCAAATTGTGCTTCAGATTTTTCAATTGAATTAGATAGTAATGGTTTAGCCTCGATTACTGCTAGTGATATTGATAATGGATCATCAGTTAGCGTTGGAACAATGACTTTATCAATAGATAAAACAGATTTTACTTGTGCAGATTTAGGCGAAAATATTATAACATTAACAGTAGATGATGGAATACAATCTACCACATGTACTACAACAGTAACAGTTAATGGTTATACTGGGTCAATGGTAACGCCAACAATTCCAGACACGACAACATATTGTTCGTATACTGCTCCAACGCCAGAAGATATCTCTTATCAATGTCATATAATTACACCAACTACAACAGATGAAACAGTATTTACAACTCCAGGAAATTATTCAATTACTTGGACTTATTATGATTCAGTAAGTGGCACTTCCGAAACCTCAATTCAAAATGTAACCCTAAATAATTTAACCGCACCAACTGGAATTATAGCTTCAAATATTGGTGCAGATTCAGCAACTATTTCTTGGGACGAACAAGTTGGAGTTGAATCGTATGAAATTCAATATAAGAAAAATGATTTAACAAACTGGGATTCAGTTACATCTACATTAAATACTGTTGAACTTACTTTATTAGATCAATTGACAGAGTATGATGTAAGAGTTGCTGCAATATGCGATGGAACTTCAACTTTTTCAGGAGTTAATAATTTTACTACAGATGGACATGATTATTGTGTTCCAGAAGTTACAAACTTTAGCAATAATGATTATATAAGGAGAGTTCGATTTGGAACTTTAACACCAAGAATTGATAATTATAGTACTTACACTAATGGCTATGATGATTATACCGAAACAGATATTGCTAATGTTTATAAAAATGAAACATATACAATTACAATAGATGCGTATAGTCGATATAATCAAAATATGGGTTTTGCTGTATGGATTGATTTTAATGGAGACGGTGATTTTGAAGATGTAGGTGAAGATGTGTGGCGTTATGAAGATTATGATAATGCCACAACAGCAAATACAGTTACTGGAAGTATTAGTATCCCTACCTATGCAGTTAATGGGCAAACCGTAATGAGAGTAGCAACAAGAAGATATTGGTATCCAGACGACCCTTGTGATGGTGATTTTGACGGACAAAGAGGTGAGTTTGAAGATTATACACTTGATTTACAAATTCGTCCAGATGCGCCACAAGAAATAGATATAACAGGTAATGGTAATATTATTGTTGATGATGCAGGTGTTGCAGATATTGAAGAGGGAAATAATACAGATTTTGGACCATACGACGTATATGAAACACCATTAATAAAAACATATAGAATAACTAATAACGGTGCAGACCCTTTAACTTTAACAGGATCACCTTTAGTTGAATTTATAAACAATACAGGAGATTTTACAATTATTCAACAACCAAATATTTCTGTTTTAGCAATTGGAGAATCAACAACATTTAAAGTTGCATTTGACCCAACTACTGAAGGTATTAAAAGTGCAACACTTCAAATTTTAAATGATGATATAGATGGTTCAGATACAGAAGACAATTATACTTTTTACATTCAAGGAGATGCAGTAAAAACTTTTCCCGATACTGATGGTGATGGTGTTCCTGATAATATTGATGGAGATGATGATAACGATGGAATTTTAGATTCAGCTGAAGATACAACCTGTAAAACGTATTCTGTGGCTTCACAAGTTGAATCAATTTTCTTAAATGAAACTTTCGGTTCAGGTTATGATAGAGTTGAAGTAGATGAATATAATGATACTGCAGTTACAACCTATTGCTATGAAGACGGAACAGGTTCATGTAATAATGGAGATGTAAATTTAAACGATGGTTCTTATACAGTATATCACAATTCAACTTCTGATATTGCCAGTTGGTCTGATAGTCATTGGTATCAAGGTTTAGATCATACCGATGATGCTATTGATGGAGCAGAACCTGGTAGAATGTTGATAATTAACGCAAGTTACGATCCAGGTATTTTTTATAGCGCTACAATTAATGGAGTTACACCTGGTGTTGAGGTTACCTATGGTTTTTCAGTTATTAATTTAGATAGAACAGATGCACCTTGTATTGATGGTTGCCCAGGAGGCGCAACTTGGGATGACAATCCAAGAAAAAGACCAGAAGTATTAATTGCTGTTTATGATCAAAACGGAAACTCTTTAATTCCAACAACAACTTCTGGTTTAATAGAACCAACAGATGTTTCAAATCCTAATGGAGACTGGTATGAAGTTAGTACGACATTTACAACTACATCATCACAATTTACAGTTCAATTAATAAATAGTCAAGATGGTGGAGCAGGAAATGACCTTGCAATTGATGATATATACGTAAAACAATTACTATGTGATATGGACGGTGATGGAGTAGCAGATACAGTAGATTTAGACAATGATGATGATGGAATACCAAATGTTGTTGAATTAAATTTACCAGATAGTGATCAAGATGGAACTTTGTTTGGTGATGGTTGGTTAGATACTAATAACAATGGAGTTCATGATTTATATGAAGGAGGAGCCGTTTTATTAGATTCAGACAATGATGGCGTACCAAACTATATCGATTTAGATTCAGACAATGATGGTATTTTTGATACTGTTGAGTATGACGGAAATGGAGATATTGATATTGATGGTGATGGTTTAGGTGATGGTAATGATGGAGCGTCTGAAACTAATGATGATACTTTAGATGGTGATGGTATTTTAGCAATTGTTGATACGAACGACAATGATGTTGATGGCTCAGATCACGGAACAAATGGTTATGAGTTACCTTTAGATTCTGACGGTGATGGCATACCAAATTACCTTGACCCATACAACGATATAATTCGTATTTATGATATTGACAATACTATTTATGGAGATATTATTCCAAATTTTAACGGTGTTATTAGTGGATCAACTGATGCAGATTTAGACGGAATTTTAGACGTTTTTGATACAGATAATACAGTTTTTGGTTCTCCAAGAGATTTAAACGATAGTTATACGTTGTTTTTTGATGGTAGAAATGATTATGTTGAAGATGCTAATGTTCTTGTTTCTGGCGACGCAACTCTTATGGCATTTATTAGATCGAATGGAGACAATGATACTAATACAGACAGAATAATAGTTGGACAAGATAATTTTTATTTAAAAGTAAACGACTCTGACAATACAGTAAGTATTGTGCTAAATGGCTCAACAGTGTTTACATCTACAACAACAATAGTAGATGGAATATGGACTCATATTGCAGCTTCAACAGATTCAGAAGAAACTATTTTATATATTAACGGTGAGATTGAAGGTGATAGTGAAACTAGAGGGATAAGTAATGATACTTCAAGATTTACTATAGGAAGACTTGCAGGTAGAGATTCAAATTATTTTAACGGAGAAATTGATGAAGTAAGACTATTTCAATCAGTATTAACTGAAGAAGAAATTCAAAAAATGGTGTACCAAGAACTTGGTAATGATGACGATTCAAGTTTTAATTTCGGTAAAACAGTTCCAGTAGAAATTTCAAGTAACTTAAATGCTACACTGTTGAGATATTTTAAAATGGATGGCTATAAAGGAGATATTTTAGATGATAAAACTACTGGAGCAATTGATTTTGGAACAGGAGCAAAATTATACAATATTAAAGATATTTATTTCCAAACAGCACCACTTCCATATGAAACTGTAGGAGATTTAAGCGCTGAAACTGATTGGTACGATACATCAATTTGGAAATATGGTTCGGTTTGGGATATTACTTCAAAAATTGAAGATAATTTAGATACAGAATACAATCATTCAATAGTAAAAATAAACGGTACTGATCAAATCAAGTCAGATGTTCATCAAAGTATGTTAGGTCTAATTGTAGAGCCAAATGCTAAATTAACTATGGATGGAGATACAGATGCAGGTACAGGCTCGGGTGTATTTAATACTTGGTATTTAAAATTAGACGGTACTTTAGATTTACAAGGCGAGTCACAATTGATACAAACTTCAACAAGTATGTTTGATGATTCAAGTGTTGGTCAAATCGAACGTGATCAACAAGGAACCGCAAATAGTTTTGCATACAATTATTGGAGTTCACCAGTATACAATAGTATAGATGATGATGGAGATAAAGCATACAATCTTATGGATGTTCTATTTGATGGTAGTGATGTATCTACACCTATAGCTTTAGATTTTGATCCAGCATTAACTTTGTCTGCTGCAGACCCTTATTATGCTGATGGTGCAGAATCTACACCAAGAAAAATAGCAACTTATTGGTTCTGGAAGTTTGTAAACAGTGGAAATGACTATGCAAACTGGACTTGGGCTGGAGGAGACAACAAACTGAAAGCATCAGAAGGGTTTAGTATGAAAGGGGTTTCTGGAGCAAATGAAATCACTGCAGATCAAAATTATGTTTTTATAGGTAAACCAAATAATGCTCCAGAAAATTTAGGTGAAGAAATAATTCACACAACATTTGCTGGAGGAACAACAGATGAAGGGTGGACGTATAACTCGTTAACGGGTAACCCTTTTCCAAGTGCTTTAGATGCCGACAAATTCATTAATGATAATTTAGCAACAACAACAGGAACAATTTATTTTTGGGAGCATTGGGGAGGAAACAATCACAACTGGAGAGATTACCAAGCAGGATATTCAACCTATACAATAGCAACAGGAGTTCCTGCAGTAGCACATACTGACGGTTCAGGGATAGGTGCAGGAACCAAAGCACCTGGTAGATATATACCTGTAGGACAAGCATTTTATGTTATCGGAAGTGATGCAGGTGGAGATGTAGTCTTTAAAAATAGCCAAAGAGTTTTCAAAGTTGAGTTAAACGACGAAACTAATGATGACCATTCTGTATTTACACGAGGAGTACAAACTGAAAACAAGTCTGAAGAAAATACAGGAAGACAAGAATCTGGTTCAGGCGAGAAACAAATCATTAGATTGGGGTTTGATTCTCCTTATGGCTATCACCGTCAAATTGCAGTAGCATTTTTAGATGGAGCAACAGATGCTTTTGACCCAGGATATGATGCAGAGGCTGGAGATTATTTAACAAATGATGCATTTTTTACTCTTGATGATAAATATTTAGTTATTCAAGCATTCGTTGAATTTGATGAGGATAGAGAGATTCCTATATCAATTTTTATTGACGAAGAGCACAATGGCGGTTTAGAAAGAATTATGATAGATGGTTTAAAAAATATTCCAGAAACTACAAACATCTATATAAAAGATAATTTTTCAGGCGAAACACATGATATTAAAAACAATGTATTTGAAGTTAATTTAGAATCAGGCGAACATAAAGATAGATTTTCATTAGTATTTAAACAACAAGAGGCTTTATCAGTAGTTCAAGATACATTACTAGAATCTCAATTAAGTATTGTTATGAATAATAGTAATAGTACAATTGATATTAAAAAACCTATTGAAGTTGAAATTGAAAGCGTAATTTTATATAATTCTTTAGGTCAAACTATACAAATGTGGAATAAAAACTTCAATCAAAACGAAATTAATTTACAATTGAACAGTACAAGTACTGGAGCGTATATTGTAAAGATTAATACAGATAACAATACACTTTCTAAAAAAATCATTATTGAATAG